Part of the Luteolibacter rhizosphaerae genome, TCGCCGTGCGTCAGGTTCAGTCCGCCGCGTCCCGCCACGAGGAGCTTGCGGCCCACCGAGGGCTTGGCCTCGAAGAGCGTGACCTCTGCTCCCTTGCTCGCTGCCACCTCCGCCGCCCGCAGTCCCGCAGGACCGCCCCCGATCACCGCGATCTTCATGATGTGAAAGGATGGATCGCCGTGCTGGTCATCGCCGCCGGAGTGTCGCAGTCTGCCGCATGAAGCTGCAGCAGAACCAGATTTGGAAGAAAGGGAGCGAGTTCATCCGCATCACACGCTTGGAGCGTCTGGAGGTGGCCTACAAGAGCATCACCGATCTGTCCACGAAGGAAGGCACGCATCACGTGATGACCAAGAAGGAATTCTGCCGCATGATCCGGGGCGCGAAGCTGGTCGACGAAAGCCCGGGAGAGCCTTGATTCTCCGTTCTTGCCCCGCTGGCCGGGAATGGGTAGGGGAGAAGCTGCATTTTCCCCTCCTGGCTCATGAATGAGAATCACGAGAAAACCGGTCTGGCTGCCTTCCTTCTCTCCCTTGCCGCGATCATAACGCTTGGGCTGGCAGTGATCCCCGCCCTGATCTGCGCTCTCATCTCGAAGCGGCAGTCGGAGATGGCGGGCAAGCCCACGGATGGCTTCGCGACCGCCTCGATCGTGGTCTGCGGCTTCGTGCTCTTGTTCTGGGCCGTCGTGATCATCGGCGGAGGAGCACTGATGCTCGGCAGCGGTTTTCGCTGGAAGCTGCCCGAGATCGGGATGGGTGAGATCCAAGCCCTGCTCTTCCTCTGCGGCGGTGCGGTTTCGATCACCGCGGTCCTGATGATCGCACATCGCCGCGCCGCCCGCGTGCGGCTTCTGAAGCTCGCGGGTCGGCGCTGAATCCATCCGCGCTTACTGCGCCTGCGCGCGCTCCAGCGAGGCTTTCACGAAGCCTGCGAAGAGCGGATGCGGTTTGTTCGGCTTGGACTGGAATTCCGGGTGGAACTGCGCGCCCACGAAGAAGGGGTGCTGGGGTAGCTCGACGATTTCGACCAAGCCCTCGTCCGCCGAGACGGAGGAGATGACCAGTCCGCATTCCTGCAGCTTGTCCTGGAAGTCGGAGTTGAACTCGTAGCGGTGGCGGTGGCGTTCGTGGATGCGATCCGCGCCGCCGTAGAGATCGGAAGCCTTGGTGCCGGCGAAGACGATGCTCTCGCAGGACCCCAGGCGCATGGTGGCCCCCATGTCCTCCACGCCCTTCTGCTCCTCTTGAAGGCAGATGACCGGGAAGGGCGTGCTCTTGTCGAACTCGGTGGAGTTCGCGTTCTTCAGTTTGCAGACGTTCCGTGCGAATTCGATTGTCGCGATCTGCATGCCCAGACAGATGCCGAAGTAGGGGATGTCGTTCTCGCGGGCATACTGCGCCGCCAGGATCTTACCCTCGATGCCGCGGTCGCCGAAGCCGCCCGGGACGAGGATGCCGTCCACGTCGCCGATCACCGCCTTCGCGCCGTGATCTTCGATCGCCTCAGCTTCCACGCGCACGATGTTCACCTTGGTGTCGTGGTGAGCACCGGCGTGGATCAGCGATTCGTAGATCGATTTGTAAGCGTCCTGCAGCTCGATGTACTTGCCGGCCACCGCGATGGTCACCTTGTTCTTCGGGTGGATCACGCGGCGGACGAAGTGCTCCCAGTCCTCCAGCGCGGGAGCAGGCGTGTGGCCCAGTCCGATGCGATCGACCACGAGGCGGTCGATCTTGTCGCGGCGCAGGTCCAGCGGGCACTCGTAGATCGTGTGGGCCACGTCGCGGAAGGCCACGACGTTCTTCTTCTCCACGTTGCAGAACATCGCGATCTTCTTGCGGTTGTCCTCGTCGAGGTCCGCTTCCGTGCGGCAGATGATGATGTCCGGCTGGATGCCGAGCTCGCGCAGCTTCGCCACCGATTGCTGGGTCGGCTTGGTCTTCACTTCGCCCGCGGCCTTGATGTAGGGCAGCAGGGTCACGTGGATGAAGCAGACGTTCTCCTTGCCCACTTCGAGCGCGAACTGGCGCAGGGCTTCGATGAAGAGCAGGCCCTCCATGTCGCCCACCGTGCCGCCGATCTCGGTGATCAGCACGTTCACGTCCGGGTTGGTTTCGGAGACCTTGTGAATCCGCGATTTGATCTCGTCGGTCACGTGCGGGATGAACTGCACCGTCTTGCCGAGATACTCGCCGCGGCGCTCCTTCTTGATCACCGCGTCGAAGACCTGACCGGAGGTCATGTTGTTCATGCGGGAAAGCACGCCGGAGGTGAAGCGCTCGTAGTGGCCGAGGTCCAGGTCGGTCTCCGCGCCGTCATCCAGCACATACACCTCCCCGTGCTGATACGGGGACATGGTGCCGGGGTCGACGTTGAGATACGGGTCGAACTTCTGCATCAGCGTCTTCAGTCCGCGGTGCTCGAGCAGCGCGCCGATGGAGGCTGCGGCAAGACCTTTGCCGAGGGATGAGACGACGCCGCCGGTGACGAAAATGTACTTCATGGGATCGGAGTGTGGCTGCTGAGGATGGCTTCGACTTGGGCGGCTTGTTCGGGAGTGTCGACACCGGGCGAGGTGTCGTTCGTGGGTAAAACCTTGATCGACGCGCCGTTCTCCAGCGCGCGCAATTGTTCGAGCGATTCGGCGCGCTCCAGCGGAGAGGGAGCCCAGGTTACGAATCGCTCAAGGAAAGTACGACGATATGCGTAGATCCCCTTGTGCCGGTAGACCGGCAGGCCCTCCACCGCATTGCGGAAGTAGGGCAGGGGAGAGCGGGAGAAGTAGAGCGCTCGGCCGTCCAGCGCCATCACCACCTTCACCACGTTCGGGTCCTGCACCGCGGGATCGGCCGGGTCGAGCGGGTTCGCCGCGGTCGCCATGTCCAGCGTCGGATCGGCGGCCATCGTCGCGGCCAGTTCGTCCACCAGTTCGGGGTCGATCAGCGGCTCGTCGCCCTGAATGTTCACGATGTGGGTGGCTGCCGGGATCGCCCGCACCGCCTCCGCGATCCGGTCGGTACCGCTCGGGTGCTCGGCGGAGGTCATCACCACCTTCGCGCCGAAAGCTTCCGCCGCCTTGAAGATCCGTTCGTCGTCCGTGGCGATGTAGAGATCGTCCAGCCGGCTGCAGCGCTTGCATTGCTCCCAGACATGCTGGACCAGCGGTTTTCCTGCGATGAGATGGAGCGGTTTTCCGGGGAAGCGGGTGGACGCCCAGCGCGCTGGGAGAATGCCTACGATATGAATGGGGCTCGCTTCGGAACTCACGGGAATGCTCTGGCGCCGAAAGTAAGGGCCCGGTCCCGCGCCCGGCAAGAGCGGTGTGAAATTTCACGCCCTTGCTTCATTTCCGAAGCCTGTTCATCTGAAGTTCCAGCCCTCAATGGCCCTTCCAGATGCCCTCGGACTCCAGGTAAACGAGCGCTTTATCGAAGGAGCAGCCGGTCAGGAAGTGATCCAGCCGCGCATCGATCTCCGCCTTGTGCGCCTCATGCCAGGCGGTGATCGCCTCGGAGACTTCCTTCAGCGCCGCCAGATGGCCGAAGGTGTCCCGGTCCCGGAACTCGTGGTCGGAGATCACATCGCGGCGGCGGCAGAGGAGTTGGGCCAAGTCTTCGTGCATATTCAGAGCTTTTTGGCAACATAGGCCTCACCTTGGCGCGGGAAACAGATTCCCACAAAGAAGGTAACCAAGGTCCCTGCCATGATCATCCAGGTGAAGGCGATCCGCGGCAGCCAATCCGGCCTTTCATAGATCTTGTTGCCCGCGATCATCCCCCACACGTCGTTCGGCAGATCGCTCAAAATAGCGACGGCAACGAAACCCGCCACCATGGCCACGATGTTTCCGGTGCAGGTGCCCCGCGCCTTGGTCAACATCCCGATCAGGAAAACCCCGAGCAGCGATCCGTAGGTGTAGCCGAAGCTCAGCAGGACGATCGGGATGATTCTCAGGCTGGGATTCTTCAGCTTCACGTAGGCGGTGCCGATGCCGATGAGGGCAAGCAGGATCGCGAAGCCCACCGTGGACCAGCGGGCCGCCAGAAACTGCTGGTGTGAGCTGGCCTCCGGCCGGAAGTAGCCGACATACCAGTCCTTGGTGAAAGTGGTCGCGAGCGCATTGAGCGCCGTGCTGAGCGATCCCATGGCCGTGGAAAAGAGGCCGGCGGCGAGTAGTCCGCGGAGGCCGGGCGACAGGTCGTGAACCATGAACCAGGCAAAGATTCCGGGGTCGTGCTCCGGTGCCCGATCGGCATTCTGCGTGTAGAAGCGATAGAGTAGGATCCCGATGGCGATAAATCCGACCACGATCGGCAGGTCGACCAGGCCGGACACGATCACCGCCCGCTGGCTCTTCTTTTTGTCCGGGGAGGTCAGCATCCGTTGAACCATGTCCTGGTCCGTGCCGTGGGTGGCCATGGTGGTGAAGACCGAGCCCAGGAATGCCGCCCACAGCGTGTATTCCTGCTCCAGGATACCCTTCACATTTCCTCCGAAGGATTTCGCCGGATCGATGCCGGTGTTCACGAAGACCGGGCTCTTCACCGACTCGGCCAAGCCCGACCAGCCTCCGGTCTGTCCCAGCAGCCAGTAGAAGACGTAGCCCGCGGACCCGAACATCACGGTCACTTGGATCAGATCCGTCCAGACCACCGCCTTGATGCCGCCGAGGGTGGTGTAAAGTGCCGTGAGGAAAGTGATCACTACCACCGCGCCCACGTAGATCAAAAGCTCTTGGGTGAATCGTTCGGCCGGAGGCAGTTGCTTGAACTCCGGGTGCCAGACCTCCCAGGCCAGCACCAGCAGGATCGCCGCCACGAAGATGCGCGAACCGCTGGCCAGCGAGCGGGTGAGTAGGAACACGAAAGAGGAGAGCCGCCGGGTGGTCCGCCCGAAGCGGATCTCAAGGAATTCGTAAATGCTGACCACCTTCAGGTCGTAGAAGGGCTTGATGAAGATGCCTGCCACCACCAGCCGCGCGATGATGGTGCCGATGACCAGCTGCGCGTAGAGGAAGTTCTGCTTCGCGTAGCCCTCGCTCGGCGTGCCTAGGAAAGTCCCGGCCGAAATCTCGGAGGCGAGGATCGATGCCAGCACCGCCCACCATGGCATCGAGCGATTGCCCAGAGCATAGGTCTCCATCGTCTTCTGCCCCCGCGCGGCATAGAGGCCGATGCCGATGATCACCACGAGGTAGAGGACGATGATGGCGATATCGAGACCGGCTCCGGACATGCGGCGCAGTGTTTCCGCTCCGGGGCGGTGCGACAAGCGAAAGGCTCGCCTCTTCCGGCACGTTTAGTTGCAAAGATTTGCAGCGCACGAGTGGCGCGTTACGGCTCCGTAACGCTTGTCTCCGCTTGGAAAGCCACTGATTTCAAACGCTTCGCGCTCACGGGTCCGAAATTGGACACTCGGTTATTTCGGGAAATTTAATTAACGGGTCGGTCAAGGGTGATTTTTTTAAAAACGTGGAACCCTTGTGGAAAACGGGAAGCCGCCGAAAGTCTGTTAGAGCACTCAAAAAAGTAGTCCCCATCGACCGCGAAACCCGGGTATGCCTCTCCTCCGCCGCGCCCGCCGAGCAGATCGCCGCTCTTCGGGAAACACGGGGCGGAAAAACCATTTTTTTAGAGACACGTGACAATCATGGACCTGGAGGAGGAGTTTGAGGGAGAAGCCGGGAAACAACCTGGATTGGAGGGGTCGCAGTGGGATGGAGTTTGTGAGACGCTCGGACGACTGGTCAGCAAGGATGCCTATCAACGGTGGTTCCGTACTTCGCGTTTCATGGGTCTGGAAGATGGTAAGGCGGTGGTCGCCGTGCCGAATGAAATTCACCAGCTGTGGATCGAGGCGAACTACATGCCCGAGCTCGCCGCCGCGGTGGCCGAGACCATCGAAGGCGTGCACGGCGTGAAGCTCGTGGTCGAAGACGCGATCACCGAAGCCAAGCCGCAGGCCGCGGATGACAGCGACGTATCCGCGGAAACCAACACCGTGGCCGAAGTCATGAACGCGACCCCCGTGGGCGGTGACATCAGCTTCGAAAAGCGCCTCAAGTCCGCCGGGCTGAATCACAACAACACCTTCTCTTCCTTCGTCGTCGGCGCGAATAGCCAGTTCGCTCATGCCGCCTGCGAAGCCGTGGCGAAGCGCAAGGGCCCAGGCTACAACCCGCTCTTCATCCACGGCGGGTCCGGCCTCGGCAAGACCCACCTCATGCAGGCCATCGGCCACCACTGGCTCAAGGGCGTGCCCGCCTCCCGCGTGGTCTATCTCACTTGCGAGAAGTTCACGAACGAGTTCATCGACTCCGTCCGCAAGGGCGATCTCGAGCGCTTCCGCAAGCGCTACCGCACCGCGGAGGTCATGCTCATCGACGACGTCCAGTTCCTCGGTGGCAAGGAGCGCTCGCAGGAGGAATTCTTCCACACCTTCAATACCCTCCTCGACGGCCGCTGCCAGGTGGTGCTCACCAGCGACAAGCCGGCCAGCGAGATCAAGAACCTCGAACCGCGCCTCATCTCGCGCTTCGAGTGCGGTCTCACCGTGGAGATGCAGCCGCCGGTCTTTGAGACCCGCCTCGCCATCCTCGGCAAGAAGCGCGACGAGTGGAAGGTGAAGGTCGACGAGGGCATCATCCGCTTCCTCGCCGAGCGCATTAAGACCAATGTCCGCCGCTTGGAAGGCGCCCTCATGCGCGTCGCCACCTACGCCTCCCTCGCCGGGGAGCGCGTCACGGAAGATCGCGTGGAGCACCTCCTCCGCGATCTCCTCCGGGAGGAGGCCGGCAAGCAGATCACCATCGATACCATCCAGCGGGTGGTGGCGGACCACTACGACATCCGCCTTGCGGACATGACCGGCAAGCGCCGCCCGGCCAGCATCGCCTTCCCCCGCCAGGTGGCCATGTATCTCAGCCGCACCCTCACCAAGAACTCCCTCATGGAGATCGGCGAGGCCTTCGGCGGCCGCGACCACGGCACCGTCATCCACGCCTGCAAGAAGGTCTCCGGCCAGCTCGAGACCGACCCCTCCATGCGCGACGCGCTGGGGGTGATCGAGGGCAATCTGCGCCGCTGAGGCGGGGAGGGGATTTTTTGAAATTTCCGGGGGCCGCCCGTCCGGGGCGGCCATCCTTGGCATTCCCGATAGAATGGCTTGCCAAGGGTCGGAGATTGCGGAGAGCATTCACGTCAAGCAACGCGTTCTCTTTCGCCCATCCCCATGAAGTTCAGTATCTCCAAAGAAGCCCTGCTGGAAGGTCTCCAGAAGGTCCAGCACGTGGTCAGCACCCGGACCACCCTGCCGATCCTCTCGAACGTGCTGCTGGTGGCCAAGAACGGTCGTCTGACCTTCACCACCACCGACCTCGATGTCGGCATCACCGGCTCGGTGGAAGCCAAGATCGACAAGGAAGGTGCCACCACTCTCCCGGCCAAGCGCCTGGTGAATATCGTCCGCGAGCTCCCCGCCAGCGAGGTGGAGATCTCCGTCGATGCCAAGAACGTCGCCTCCATCCAGAGCGGCCCGTCTTTCTTCAAGATCATCGGCCTCGGTCAGGATGACTTCCCGCCGCTTCCGGACTTCGAGGGCGCGAAGGAATTCCGCATGCCGCAGCCGGTCCTGCGCGATGGCTTGAAGAAGACCTCCTACGCGATCTCCACCGATGAGACGCGCTACGTGCTCAACGGCATCTACACCTCTTTCCGCGAGGGCAAGCTGACCCTCGTCGCCACCGACGGCCGCCGTCTGGCCATGGTCGAGAACGATCTCGACTTCCCCGCCAGCCACGAGACCGACGTGATCGTCCCGACCAAGGCCGTGCAGGAACTGCAGCGCCTCCTCGGTGATTCCGGCGAGGTCCTCATCCGCCTCAGCGATAGCCAGATCTCCTTCTCCATCGGTGACCACCTTCTCATCAGCAAGCTGATCGAGGGGAACTATCCGAACTACCGTCAGGTCATCCCGGGCGACTCCACCGAGCGCGTCGAGCTGCCGCGCGAGTCGGTCTTCGATACCGTCCGCCGCGTCTCGCTCCTGTCCTCGGACAAGTCGAACTCCGTGAAGCTCGTCTTCGGCTCGAACACCGTGGAAGTCACCGCGAACTCGCCGGATGTCGGTGAAGCCCGCGAAACCATGGAAGTCGCCTACACCGGCAAGCCGATGCAGATCGCCTTCAACCCCGAGTTCCTCATGGCCCCGCTCCGCAACCTCGAGAGCGAGACCGTCTACCTCGATCTCATCGACGAGATGAGCCCCGGCGTCATCCGCATCGATGGCAGCTTCCTCTACGTCATCATGCCGATGCGCGTCACCGGCTGACCTGCCGCCGCCTCGTAACTTTCAAGAGCCCGCGTTTCCCCAAAGGAACGCGGGTTTTCTCTTATGTAGCGGAAGGACTCTCGTCCTTCCGGCTGCTCGCGTCCTCCCTCTCAGCGCCATCACCTGAACTCAATCGTCTCTCCCCAGGCAGCGCGGAACCCGCGTTCGCGGAATGAGCCGGCACGAACTAGGGTTCTACATCGGATAGGCTCCAGCCCGCAGAAGCCACGCACCACCCCTCGATCCTTCAATGAGCCATAAACTCCATCTTGCAACCGCATTCCTTGCTGGAGTCGGGCTGACCCTCACCGCTTTAGCGATACTGGAACCCGGCCAAGCCCACGCTCGAGAAGAGACCAAGCAGGCCTTCATGAATCGTCAGCGCGCTATCGAGAGGGGAGACCGTGCAATGCAGACCTATTTCGAGGAGGTCATCGCATGGAATGCCCACACAGCTCTAGATCCTCGCTTCTTCGGCGGCTCCCACACCGTCGACTGGCTGGCCATCGATGTCGAAGAGCCACCCTATCGCAGAATCAAGGACGGCATCTCTTACGCTGAATTGAGGCGGCTGATGCTCGAAGGGGACTAGGCATCCGCCCCTCAGCTCGCCAGGCACCCCGGGCAATCCTGCACGAAATGCTCGTGCCCTTTATCCGCCAGCTGCGGCCGCCGGTCGGTCAGGCACAGCTCCGCATTCCCCAGCGTGTTCCGCGGCCGGAAGGCACAGCCCTTCGGCGGATTCGAGAGATCCGGCGGCAGACCCGGGATCGTGTAAAGCTGCTCTCCCTTCTTCTGGATCGCAGGGATGCTCTTCAGCAGCGAGCGTGTGTAGGAGTGCATCGGGTGGCGGAAGAGTTCCGCCTTCGGCGCGCTCTCCACGATCCGGCCCGCATACATCACGTTCACGTGATCGCAGACCTCGGACACCACCGCCAGATCGTGCGTGATGAAGATTACCGCCGTTCCCAGATCCTTCTGGCGATCGCGGATCAGATCCAGCACCTGCTTCTGCACCGTCACATCCAGCGCGGTCGTCGGCTCGTCGCAGATCAGCAGCTCCGGGCGGGTGATCAGCGCCATCGCGATCATCACGCGCTGCCGCATGCCGCCAGAGAACTCGTGCGGGTAGGACTCGATCCGCTTGGATGCTTCTGAAATCCCCACTTCCTCCAGCGCCTGAATCGCTCGGGAAAGCGCCTTCTGGCCGCTCAGTCCCTCGTGCAACTCCAGCGGCTCGATGAGCTGGTCGCGGA contains:
- the dnaA gene encoding chromosomal replication initiator protein DnaA, with the translated sequence MDLEEEFEGEAGKQPGLEGSQWDGVCETLGRLVSKDAYQRWFRTSRFMGLEDGKAVVAVPNEIHQLWIEANYMPELAAAVAETIEGVHGVKLVVEDAITEAKPQAADDSDVSAETNTVAEVMNATPVGGDISFEKRLKSAGLNHNNTFSSFVVGANSQFAHAACEAVAKRKGPGYNPLFIHGGSGLGKTHLMQAIGHHWLKGVPASRVVYLTCEKFTNEFIDSVRKGDLERFRKRYRTAEVMLIDDVQFLGGKERSQEEFFHTFNTLLDGRCQVVLTSDKPASEIKNLEPRLISRFECGLTVEMQPPVFETRLAILGKKRDEWKVKVDEGIIRFLAERIKTNVRRLEGALMRVATYASLAGERVTEDRVEHLLRDLLREEAGKQITIDTIQRVVADHYDIRLADMTGKRRPASIAFPRQVAMYLSRTLTKNSLMEIGEAFGGRDHGTVIHACKKVSGQLETDPSMRDALGVIEGNLRR
- a CDS encoding CTP synthase yields the protein MKYIFVTGGVVSSLGKGLAAASIGALLEHRGLKTLMQKFDPYLNVDPGTMSPYQHGEVYVLDDGAETDLDLGHYERFTSGVLSRMNNMTSGQVFDAVIKKERRGEYLGKTVQFIPHVTDEIKSRIHKVSETNPDVNVLITEIGGTVGDMEGLLFIEALRQFALEVGKENVCFIHVTLLPYIKAAGEVKTKPTQQSVAKLRELGIQPDIIICRTEADLDEDNRKKIAMFCNVEKKNVVAFRDVAHTIYECPLDLRRDKIDRLVVDRIGLGHTPAPALEDWEHFVRRVIHPKNKVTIAVAGKYIELQDAYKSIYESLIHAGAHHDTKVNIVRVEAEAIEDHGAKAVIGDVDGILVPGGFGDRGIEGKILAAQYARENDIPYFGICLGMQIATIEFARNVCKLKNANSTEFDKSTPFPVICLQEEQKGVEDMGATMRLGSCESIVFAGTKASDLYGGADRIHERHRHRYEFNSDFQDKLQECGLVISSVSADEGLVEIVELPQHPFFVGAQFHPEFQSKPNKPHPLFAGFVKASLERAQAQ
- a CDS encoding sodium:solute symporter is translated as MSGAGLDIAIIVLYLVVIIGIGLYAARGQKTMETYALGNRSMPWWAVLASILASEISAGTFLGTPSEGYAKQNFLYAQLVIGTIIARLVVAGIFIKPFYDLKVVSIYEFLEIRFGRTTRRLSSFVFLLTRSLASGSRIFVAAILLVLAWEVWHPEFKQLPPAERFTQELLIYVGAVVVITFLTALYTTLGGIKAVVWTDLIQVTVMFGSAGYVFYWLLGQTGGWSGLAESVKSPVFVNTGIDPAKSFGGNVKGILEQEYTLWAAFLGSVFTTMATHGTDQDMVQRMLTSPDKKKSQRAVIVSGLVDLPIVVGFIAIGILLYRFYTQNADRAPEHDPGIFAWFMVHDLSPGLRGLLAAGLFSTAMGSLSTALNALATTFTKDWYVGYFRPEASSHQQFLAARWSTVGFAILLALIGIGTAYVKLKNPSLRIIPIVLLSFGYTYGSLLGVFLIGMLTKARGTCTGNIVAMVAGFVAVAILSDLPNDVWGMIAGNKIYERPDWLPRIAFTWMIMAGTLVTFFVGICFPRQGEAYVAKKL
- a CDS encoding ABC transporter ATP-binding protein gives rise to the protein MPLLDVRNLTTRFHTRNGVVHAVEDVSFSVEAGETLGIVGESGSGKSVTCYSLLGLIPQPPGRIEAGSAIFDGVDLLKASEKQLRKIRGKRISMIFQDPMTSLNPFMKVRDQLIEPLELHEGLSGQKALSRAIQALEEVGISEASKRIESYPHEFSGGMRQRVMIAMALITRPELLICDEPTTALDVTVQKQVLDLIRDRQKDLGTAVIFITHDLAVVSEVCDHVNVMYAGRIVESAPKAELFRHPMHSYTRSLLKSIPAIQKKGEQLYTIPGLPPDLSNPPKGCAFRPRNTLGNAELCLTDRRPQLADKGHEHFVQDCPGCLAS
- the kdsB gene encoding 3-deoxy-manno-octulosonate cytidylyltransferase, yielding MSSEASPIHIVGILPARWASTRFPGKPLHLIAGKPLVQHVWEQCKRCSRLDDLYIATDDERIFKAAEAFGAKVVMTSAEHPSGTDRIAEAVRAIPAATHIVNIQGDEPLIDPELVDELAATMAADPTLDMATAANPLDPADPAVQDPNVVKVVMALDGRALYFSRSPLPYFRNAVEGLPVYRHKGIYAYRRTFLERFVTWAPSPLERAESLEQLRALENGASIKVLPTNDTSPGVDTPEQAAQVEAILSSHTPIP
- the dnaN gene encoding DNA polymerase III subunit beta, which gives rise to MKFSISKEALLEGLQKVQHVVSTRTTLPILSNVLLVAKNGRLTFTTTDLDVGITGSVEAKIDKEGATTLPAKRLVNIVRELPASEVEISVDAKNVASIQSGPSFFKIIGLGQDDFPPLPDFEGAKEFRMPQPVLRDGLKKTSYAISTDETRYVLNGIYTSFREGKLTLVATDGRRLAMVENDLDFPASHETDVIVPTKAVQELQRLLGDSGEVLIRLSDSQISFSIGDHLLISKLIEGNYPNYRQVIPGDSTERVELPRESVFDTVRRVSLLSSDKSNSVKLVFGSNTVEVTANSPDVGEARETMEVAYTGKPMQIAFNPEFLMAPLRNLESETVYLDLIDEMSPGVIRIDGSFLYVIMPMRVTG